One segment of Marinobacter sediminum DNA contains the following:
- a CDS encoding methylenetetrahydrofolate reductase → MTLANQPNTLSASLGRGDEADRCLQALVRSASIEATPRQIFATENLPQLLYPGTSVYVPFLPGGHFSDTLAACRRLLELGMQPVPHLPARMLESQGQLDDWLAQLQDSRVDRLLLIAGDRDSVAGPFPDTLAVLESHILSRFRFHGIGFAAHPEGHPRADRATLARALDIKQEYARSTGIQLWVVTQFTFQAEIVIDWLHSLGTLLETLPVYIGLAGPTRVKTLLAYAAQCGVGVSGRMLLRRPGSARLLRAWTPDRMVQPLVQYCLDNPDALLKGIHLFPFGGLRQSAQWIQDHSRSLEDERRQANGTPV, encoded by the coding sequence ATGACTCTGGCAAACCAACCCAATACGCTGAGTGCATCATTGGGCCGTGGCGATGAAGCAGACCGTTGCCTGCAGGCTCTGGTGCGCTCCGCTTCGATCGAAGCGACGCCCCGGCAGATTTTTGCAACCGAAAACCTGCCACAGCTGTTATATCCCGGTACCTCGGTATACGTACCCTTTCTACCGGGTGGACACTTTAGTGACACGCTTGCAGCCTGTCGTCGGTTGCTGGAACTGGGCATGCAGCCCGTGCCTCACCTGCCGGCACGGATGCTGGAAAGCCAGGGGCAACTCGACGACTGGTTGGCCCAGTTGCAGGACAGCCGCGTGGACCGATTGCTGCTGATTGCCGGTGACCGCGATTCTGTTGCCGGCCCCTTCCCGGATACCCTGGCGGTTCTCGAATCTCACATTCTGTCCCGGTTCCGGTTCCATGGCATCGGTTTCGCAGCACACCCCGAAGGCCATCCCCGCGCAGATCGAGCGACACTGGCCCGGGCCCTCGACATCAAGCAGGAATACGCCCGCAGCACCGGCATACAGCTGTGGGTGGTCACCCAGTTTACCTTCCAGGCCGAGATCGTTATCGACTGGCTGCATAGCCTGGGCACGCTTCTGGAAACACTTCCTGTTTACATTGGACTGGCAGGACCCACGCGCGTAAAGACCCTGCTCGCCTACGCCGCCCAGTGTGGGGTTGGCGTCTCCGGTCGCATGCTGCTCCGGCGTCCGGGCAGCGCCAGGCTGCTCCGGGCCTGGACGCCGGATCGCATGGTCCAACCCCTGGTTCAGTATTGTCTGGACAATCCCGATGCCCTGCTCAAGGGGATACATCTATTTCCATTCGGTGGCTTACGCCAGTCGGCACAATGGATTCAAGACCACAGCCGGTCGCTCGAGGACGAAAGGAGGCAAGCCAATGGAACCCCAGTATAG
- a CDS encoding glycine cleavage T C-terminal barrel domain-containing protein has translation MAVNIEQARQSNPQQRAGAARQPDTVDQTDRKVPINLRQSGPTPVEMLISTRVRKSPYWHLAYEAGCWRATVYNRMYHPRGYVRPEQGGAMVEYESLVNDVTLWNVAVERQIQVKGPDAERFINYVITRDATKIRPMRGKYVILCNEDGGIINDPVLLRVAEDEFWFSLSDSDLELWLRGVNVGMGFNVSIAEIDVAPLQIQGPKSEALMVDLFGEAVSDIPFYGLMEGRVAGHDVIVSQTGFTGEKGYEIYLKEATKYAEDVWYTVLAAGEPHNLRVIAPAHHRRIAAGILSWGQDLDAETLPFQCNLAYQVPRNKDSDYIGKQRLEEVREQLEAGHPPFTHTMVGIRFGGGPVTDYSNDFWLISRPDEGAAEGYVTSPWYSPELETNIALAYVPFDMRAVGTRLTVHLPVEYTAMDGSTDVEAEVVEVPFRPSVNQNARERARSKGIDFAD, from the coding sequence ATGGCCGTTAACATCGAGCAAGCACGTCAGAGCAATCCACAACAGCGAGCCGGCGCCGCCAGGCAGCCCGACACGGTCGACCAGACCGATCGCAAGGTACCCATCAATCTGCGTCAGTCCGGGCCCACACCCGTGGAAATGTTGATCTCCACGCGGGTGCGCAAGTCGCCATACTGGCACCTTGCCTACGAGGCGGGCTGCTGGCGCGCGACCGTCTACAACCGCATGTACCATCCACGGGGGTATGTGCGACCCGAACAAGGTGGTGCCATGGTCGAGTACGAATCTCTCGTCAATGACGTCACCCTCTGGAATGTCGCCGTCGAACGCCAGATCCAGGTCAAGGGCCCGGATGCCGAGCGTTTCATCAACTATGTGATTACCCGCGACGCCACCAAAATCCGGCCCATGCGGGGCAAGTACGTCATACTCTGCAACGAGGACGGCGGTATTATCAACGATCCGGTCCTGTTGCGGGTGGCGGAGGATGAGTTCTGGTTCTCCCTGTCGGACAGTGATCTGGAACTGTGGCTGCGCGGCGTTAACGTCGGTATGGGCTTCAATGTCAGCATTGCCGAGATCGACGTGGCCCCGTTGCAAATTCAGGGTCCGAAATCCGAAGCGCTGATGGTCGACCTTTTTGGCGAGGCTGTTAGCGATATTCCCTTTTACGGTCTGATGGAAGGCCGCGTGGCAGGGCACGACGTGATCGTTTCTCAGACCGGCTTCACCGGCGAGAAGGGTTACGAGATCTATCTCAAGGAAGCCACCAAATACGCCGAGGACGTCTGGTACACGGTTCTTGCCGCGGGTGAACCCCATAACCTCCGGGTGATCGCCCCTGCGCACCATCGACGGATTGCTGCCGGCATTCTGTCCTGGGGACAGGACCTGGACGCGGAAACCCTGCCATTCCAGTGCAATCTGGCCTACCAGGTGCCACGCAATAAAGACTCGGATTACATCGGCAAACAACGGCTGGAGGAAGTTCGCGAGCAACTGGAGGCCGGGCACCCACCGTTCACTCATACCATGGTGGGTATTCGATTCGGCGGCGGTCCGGTCACTGATTACTCCAACGACTTCTGGCTGATTAGCCGGCCAGACGAGGGCGCGGCCGAAGGCTATGTGACCTCACCCTGGTACTCACCGGAACTGGAAACCAATATTGCGCTGGCCTACGTGCCGTTTGACATGCGCGCCGTCGGTACGCGACTCACCGTGCATCTGCCCGTGGAGTACACCGCCATGGACGGGTCGACAGACGTTGAAGCAGAGGTGGTGGAGGTGCCCTTCCGTCCTTCTGTTAACCAGAATGCCAGAGAGCGCGCACGCTCCAAGGGCATCGACTTTGCTGACTGA
- a CDS encoding PA4642 family protein has protein sequence MSGPDKPKVIGEEWSDERVKSFLAIEPYDEAESTDFNALLKAYQAMRAGDFERFIGFFVDAGRNLDAVNEKGETMLDRISEHRKGGEYARVLKSAGAKGSAAAGN, from the coding sequence ATGAGCGGACCAGACAAGCCCAAAGTTATCGGGGAAGAGTGGAGCGACGAGCGCGTTAAGAGCTTCCTCGCCATCGAGCCTTATGACGAGGCGGAGAGCACGGATTTTAATGCCTTGCTAAAAGCCTATCAGGCCATGCGGGCAGGGGATTTTGAACGGTTCATCGGCTTTTTCGTGGACGCCGGCCGTAATCTTGATGCGGTGAATGAAAAGGGCGAAACCATGCTGGACCGCATTTCTGAACACAGGAAAGGCGGGGAGTATGCCCGTGTATTGAAAAGCGCGGGCGCAAAAGGAAGCGCAGCGGCCGGGAACTGA
- a CDS encoding formate--tetrahydrofolate ligase, with the protein MEPQYSEQISDPSVLESRPLAPMPDIEIARSVQPQSILLLAQQRFGLPPESLVPFGHYKAKLDMAYVDTSDTAPRGKLVLVTAMTPTPAGEGKTTTSVGLNDGLNRLGLNSSVCLREPSLGPCFGMKGGAAGGGRAQVIPMEDINLHFNGDFHAITTAHNLLASLIDNHIHWGNEAGLEPRLISWRRVMDLTDRSLRNLVSGLGGIAHGVPRETGFDITVTSEIMAILCLAEGRSDLSQRLGNMIVGRRSDKSPVTVRDLGMDGALSVLLKDALQPNLVQSLEHNPVFIHGGPFANIAHGCNSVAATRAALALNDVVVTEAGFGADLGAEKFIDIKCRHSGLMPDAAVLVCTLRALKLHGGAARNRLTEPDQAALRAGCVNLERHIQNLQQFGLTPVVCINRFPEDTDEETALVQAISRDLGVRAVPADHWASGGDGATELAQAVLDQLGADGPGVRFLYEDSLPLADKIETIASRIYHAGRVEFTALARKQLREYEAQGFGHLPVCIAKTQYSFSADPSLLGAPSGHTLPVREVRLAAGAGFVVAMCGDVMTMPGLPRRPAALDIALDDNGLVVGLT; encoded by the coding sequence ATGGAACCCCAGTATAGTGAGCAGATCTCCGACCCATCAGTGTTGGAAAGCCGTCCTCTGGCGCCCATGCCGGACATCGAAATTGCCCGGTCGGTTCAGCCTCAGTCCATCCTGTTGCTGGCGCAGCAGCGTTTCGGTCTGCCGCCCGAAAGTCTGGTGCCCTTTGGGCACTACAAGGCCAAACTGGACATGGCGTATGTCGACACCTCCGATACCGCGCCACGCGGCAAGCTTGTCCTGGTCACCGCGATGACACCGACGCCGGCAGGCGAGGGCAAAACCACCACCAGCGTGGGCCTGAATGACGGTCTGAATCGTCTGGGCCTGAACTCGTCGGTGTGCCTGCGGGAACCATCTCTGGGACCCTGCTTTGGCATGAAGGGCGGTGCCGCCGGAGGCGGCCGTGCCCAGGTCATTCCGATGGAAGATATCAACCTGCATTTCAACGGCGACTTCCATGCCATTACCACCGCCCATAACCTGCTGGCCTCGCTAATCGACAATCATATCCACTGGGGTAACGAAGCCGGCCTGGAACCACGACTGATCAGCTGGCGCCGGGTAATGGACCTGACCGATCGCTCGCTCCGAAACCTGGTCAGCGGGCTCGGCGGCATAGCCCACGGAGTGCCACGGGAAACCGGTTTCGACATCACCGTTACGTCCGAGATCATGGCCATTCTCTGCCTCGCAGAGGGGCGTTCGGATCTGAGCCAGCGGCTCGGAAACATGATTGTCGGTCGGCGATCCGATAAGAGCCCGGTCACAGTCCGTGACCTCGGCATGGATGGCGCGCTGTCGGTACTCCTGAAAGATGCACTGCAGCCGAACCTCGTACAGAGCCTGGAGCACAATCCGGTATTCATCCACGGTGGACCCTTCGCCAACATAGCCCATGGCTGCAACTCGGTTGCCGCCACCCGGGCCGCGCTGGCGCTCAACGACGTTGTCGTTACCGAGGCGGGCTTCGGGGCGGATCTGGGCGCGGAAAAATTCATCGACATCAAATGCCGGCACTCCGGCCTGATGCCGGACGCGGCGGTTCTGGTTTGCACCCTCCGGGCACTGAAGCTGCACGGTGGCGCCGCCCGCAACCGACTGACAGAACCGGATCAGGCCGCATTACGCGCCGGGTGCGTCAATCTGGAGCGGCATATCCAGAACCTGCAGCAGTTCGGACTGACCCCGGTTGTCTGCATCAACCGCTTCCCCGAGGATACTGACGAGGAAACAGCGCTGGTCCAGGCCATCAGCCGGGACCTGGGTGTTCGCGCCGTGCCGGCGGATCACTGGGCCTCAGGCGGCGACGGAGCCACAGAGCTCGCTCAGGCGGTGCTCGACCAGCTCGGTGCCGACGGGCCAGGAGTCCGGTTTCTCTATGAAGACAGCCTGCCTCTGGCGGACAAAATCGAAACCATTGCCTCACGGATCTATCACGCCGGCCGGGTCGAGTTCACGGCATTGGCCAGGAAACAGCTTCGGGAATATGAGGCCCAGGGCTTCGGCCACCTGCCGGTCTGTATTGCCAAGACCCAATACAGTTTTTCCGCCGATCCCTCTTTGCTCGGGGCTCCGTCCGGTCATACCCTGCCGGTCAGGGAAGTGCGCCTGGCGGCCGGTGCCGGCTTTGTGGTGGCGATGTGCGGGGATGTCATGACCATGCCGGGACTGCCGCGCCGTCCCGCCGCCCTGGATATCGCTCTGGACGATAATGGTCTGGTGGTCGGGCTAACCTGA
- a CDS encoding GlxA family transcriptional regulator produces MNSLGLRQDPSTCGGCNVFTDLGSCEPPSAEAPYRVGFLLINNFTLIALATAVEPLRMANQLTGSELYSWKLLTLDGGAVRASDGMAVVPDSGLRGDDQFDLVIVVAGVDVAHSFSSGEVRWLKQQGRLNVVLAAVCTGAYVLASAGLLDGYACSAHWDCLEAIQEQFPRVRTNNRLFTLEEARMTCTGGTVPMHMMLRFLGRRHGRELSNAISYMFVCDRLREESEPQPVPMLPRSANAQPKLVEVAQLMEANIEEPIGLGELAALAGTSRRQLERLFLKHLGCTPSRYYLRVRLNRARRLLKQTPCSIVEIASICGFVSATHFSRCYRKTMGLAPRQERVDVWAPATVADPLTDAGQGVSSSSRDALKRSSTESTYGTFGKRVESG; encoded by the coding sequence ATGAACAGCCTGGGGCTGCGGCAAGATCCTTCAACCTGCGGAGGTTGTAACGTGTTCACCGACTTAGGCTCTTGCGAACCACCGTCTGCTGAGGCGCCATATAGGGTGGGTTTTCTGCTCATCAACAACTTCACGCTGATTGCTTTGGCGACGGCGGTCGAACCCCTGCGAATGGCGAACCAGCTGACCGGATCTGAACTCTATTCCTGGAAGTTGCTGACGCTTGACGGCGGTGCTGTGCGTGCCAGTGACGGTATGGCGGTGGTGCCGGATTCTGGCCTTCGTGGCGATGACCAGTTTGATCTGGTTATTGTTGTTGCCGGCGTAGACGTCGCCCACAGTTTTTCGTCCGGCGAAGTCCGCTGGCTGAAGCAGCAGGGACGCCTTAACGTAGTGCTGGCTGCGGTTTGCACCGGCGCCTATGTTCTGGCCAGCGCCGGTCTCCTGGATGGCTATGCCTGTAGCGCCCATTGGGATTGCCTGGAGGCCATACAGGAACAGTTTCCCCGGGTACGAACCAATAACCGTCTGTTTACCCTGGAAGAGGCGAGAATGACCTGCACCGGCGGCACGGTGCCCATGCACATGATGCTCAGATTCCTCGGACGTCGACATGGCCGGGAACTCAGCAACGCGATATCGTACATGTTTGTCTGTGACCGGCTTCGTGAAGAGTCTGAGCCGCAGCCAGTGCCGATGTTGCCCAGATCGGCCAACGCGCAACCGAAGCTCGTGGAAGTCGCGCAACTGATGGAGGCCAACATTGAGGAGCCGATTGGCCTGGGTGAGTTGGCAGCCCTGGCCGGTACCTCCCGGCGTCAGCTCGAAAGGCTCTTTCTGAAACACCTGGGATGCACACCCTCACGGTACTACCTGCGGGTGCGCCTCAATCGCGCCCGTCGGTTACTGAAACAGACGCCCTGCTCAATTGTCGAAATCGCCTCCATATGCGGATTCGTATCGGCAACCCACTTCAGCCGCTGCTATCGCAAAACCATGGGGCTGGCGCCCCGACAGGAACGTGTGGACGTCTGGGCCCCGGCGACAGTGGCTGATCCGCTGACCGACGCGGGGCAGGGAGTGTCTTCGTCCTCGAGGGACGCGCTCAAGCGCTCCAGCACTGAATCGACCTACGGTACGTTTGGGAAACGGGTCGAGTCAGGTTAG
- a CDS encoding GcvT family protein — protein MAQLPKRAKVVIVGQGGIVGSSVAHHLIEQGWDDLVGLEKSAIPTDIGSTSHASDFCFTTSHDKLNTYTTKYSQAFYERRGNYVKCGGMEVARVDDDERMDELRRKVGSGKAFGTNVSMISPSEAKERFPLLDERQIQGAMWDPDAGLVVPRSQKVAGDLVEEAVATGKLRVFPYTPATRIDVRDGQVRGVETDKGYIETEYVVLAMGIWGPLMAYTAGAALPLMPLEHPLLFFGPYEALTGTGKQIVYPLFRDQGNSAYVRDTGDPTTTEGGRIEWGYYEAERPRLVYPGAISEPGETRLSPSMRGLSLEQVVEAYEKAVEMTPILGELGWEEKHSFNGLLSVTPDGGSLMGESPEVRNLWFCEAVWVKDGPGAGKVLADWMTHGMPEIDPHSVDIARYYPLQKTPAYVYNRCYETAKKIYTPAIHPREPFETGRRMRTSPFYPREVELGGYFMEAAGWERAHGYAANEATLLPKFSDRIPVRENEWDGRHFWDVSNAEQLEMSESVGMINLSHFAIFDISGADAEPLLEFLSVARVGGSTPHGKGVYTHFLDARGGVRSDLTIIRRGDDNYRVVCGGDTGHRDYCWITRMAREFGFNDVRIEDRTDTLATLGLWGPKARATLAALVSNPDELSHESFPFATARELELQGVPVWAFRISYVGELGWELYFPFSYGLRVWDLLYAAGVTPVGIETYANTRRLEKSLRLQNVDLEVEYNLYEAGLERPRVKEANFHGKDAYLQQRQLSRQAAYLCTMAMTEHRDAAGVLRYPVGQWPILDPQTGEVLVDRCGRRSYNTSIVWGPSLGKNILLGYLPDEYAQEGRELTLEYFQEHYPIRVESVGYRALLDPDNERVKS, from the coding sequence ATGGCACAGCTACCGAAACGCGCGAAAGTCGTTATCGTTGGCCAAGGTGGTATTGTCGGATCTTCGGTCGCCCATCACCTGATTGAGCAAGGGTGGGACGACCTCGTTGGCCTCGAAAAATCCGCTATCCCCACCGACATTGGCTCCACCTCCCACGCCTCGGACTTCTGCTTTACCACCTCCCACGACAAACTGAACACCTACACCACGAAATACAGCCAGGCATTCTATGAGCGACGCGGCAATTACGTGAAATGCGGTGGCATGGAAGTGGCACGGGTGGACGACGACGAACGTATGGACGAACTTCGTCGCAAGGTCGGGTCGGGCAAGGCCTTTGGCACCAACGTCAGTATGATTTCGCCGAGTGAGGCGAAGGAACGGTTTCCGCTGCTGGATGAACGCCAGATCCAGGGGGCCATGTGGGATCCGGATGCAGGGCTGGTGGTCCCGCGTTCCCAGAAGGTGGCCGGTGACCTGGTGGAAGAGGCCGTAGCAACCGGCAAACTCCGGGTATTTCCTTACACGCCAGCCACACGCATTGACGTCAGGGACGGCCAGGTGCGCGGCGTTGAGACCGACAAGGGCTACATCGAGACGGAGTATGTGGTCCTCGCCATGGGGATCTGGGGGCCATTAATGGCGTACACGGCGGGTGCGGCCCTGCCTTTGATGCCGCTGGAGCATCCACTCCTGTTCTTCGGTCCCTACGAGGCATTGACTGGCACCGGTAAGCAGATCGTCTACCCGCTGTTCCGCGATCAGGGCAACTCCGCCTATGTGCGCGATACCGGGGACCCGACCACGACCGAGGGGGGGCGTATCGAATGGGGTTATTACGAGGCCGAGCGCCCGCGACTGGTGTACCCCGGCGCCATTTCCGAACCCGGCGAAACCCGGCTGTCTCCGTCCATGCGTGGCCTTTCTCTGGAGCAGGTCGTGGAGGCCTACGAAAAAGCGGTCGAAATGACGCCGATCCTGGGGGAATTGGGCTGGGAGGAGAAGCATTCCTTCAACGGCCTGTTGTCGGTTACACCCGATGGTGGATCCCTGATGGGGGAGTCGCCGGAAGTCCGTAATTTATGGTTCTGTGAGGCGGTATGGGTCAAGGACGGCCCGGGCGCCGGCAAGGTGCTGGCAGACTGGATGACCCATGGCATGCCGGAGATCGATCCGCACAGTGTTGATATTGCCCGTTACTACCCGCTCCAGAAGACCCCGGCTTATGTCTATAACCGCTGCTACGAAACCGCAAAGAAAATATACACCCCGGCGATTCACCCACGGGAACCCTTTGAGACCGGCCGCAGGATGCGCACCAGTCCCTTCTATCCGAGAGAAGTGGAGCTGGGTGGCTACTTCATGGAAGCGGCGGGATGGGAACGGGCTCATGGTTATGCCGCCAATGAGGCCACGCTGTTGCCGAAGTTCAGCGATCGTATTCCGGTGCGGGAGAACGAATGGGATGGACGGCATTTCTGGGACGTGTCGAACGCGGAACAACTGGAGATGAGTGAATCGGTCGGTATGATCAACCTGTCCCACTTTGCCATTTTCGATATTTCCGGCGCTGACGCCGAACCGCTGCTGGAGTTCCTGTCAGTGGCCAGGGTTGGCGGCAGCACGCCCCATGGCAAAGGCGTCTACACGCATTTTCTGGATGCCCGGGGCGGCGTTCGTTCCGACCTGACCATTATCCGGCGGGGGGATGACAACTACCGGGTGGTCTGTGGGGGTGACACCGGCCATCGGGATTATTGCTGGATTACCCGGATGGCCCGGGAGTTTGGATTCAACGATGTCCGCATTGAGGACCGCACCGATACCCTCGCAACCCTCGGTCTTTGGGGACCGAAGGCCCGGGCGACTCTGGCAGCACTGGTCAGCAACCCGGACGAGCTGTCCCATGAGAGCTTCCCCTTCGCCACCGCCCGGGAACTGGAACTGCAAGGGGTTCCGGTGTGGGCGTTCCGAATTTCCTATGTCGGTGAACTCGGTTGGGAGCTTTATTTCCCGTTCAGTTACGGCCTGAGGGTCTGGGATCTGTTGTACGCCGCGGGCGTGACCCCGGTCGGTATCGAAACCTATGCCAACACCCGCCGGCTCGAGAAGAGTCTGCGTCTGCAGAACGTCGACCTGGAGGTGGAGTACAACCTCTATGAGGCTGGACTGGAACGCCCCAGGGTCAAGGAGGCGAATTTCCATGGCAAGGATGCCTACCTGCAACAGCGGCAACTGTCACGGCAGGCGGCCTATCTCTGCACCATGGCCATGACCGAACATCGCGACGCTGCGGGGGTATTGCGTTACCCGGTGGGTCAATGGCCCATTCTTGACCCGCAAACCGGCGAGGTGCTGGTGGATCGATGCGGGCGACGATCCTATAACACCAGCATTGTCTGGGGACCTTCGTTGGGCAAGAACATCCTGCTGGGTTACCTCCCGGACGAATACGCTCAGGAGGGGCGGGAACTGACCCTCGAATACTTTCAGGAACATTACCCGATACGGGTAGAGTCGGTGGGATATCGGGCGCTGCTTGATCCGGACAACGAGCGGGTGAAATCTTGA
- a CDS encoding Hsp20/alpha crystallin family protein → MSNITRWNPVNEFEDLMSRYNRMFGLSRTSGEGKDVFSRSDWAPAVDIKETPEAFSIEAELPGMEKKDVKVTVHDGVLSIEGERKHEDETKDKKHHRIERYYGSFLRRFTLPDNVDENSVKANFKDGLLTLTLQKAEPKEPKAIEVDVQ, encoded by the coding sequence ATGAGCAATATTACCCGCTGGAATCCGGTCAATGAGTTTGAAGATCTGATGAGCCGGTACAACCGGATGTTTGGCCTGTCACGCACCAGTGGTGAAGGCAAAGATGTGTTTAGCCGCAGCGACTGGGCCCCGGCTGTCGACATCAAGGAAACCCCGGAAGCGTTTTCCATCGAGGCGGAATTGCCCGGTATGGAAAAGAAAGACGTCAAGGTAACCGTGCACGACGGTGTACTTTCCATTGAAGGCGAACGGAAGCACGAAGACGAAACCAAAGACAAGAAGCACCATCGCATTGAGCGCTACTATGGCAGCTTCCTGCGTCGCTTCACGTTGCCTGATAATGTTGACGAGAACAGCGTCAAAGCCAACTTCAAAGATGGCCTGCTGACATTGACCTTGCAAAAGGCCGAACCGAAGGAGCCCAAGGCGATCGAAGTGGACGTGCAATAA
- a CDS encoding gamma carbonic anhydrase family protein → MTNVRSHKGKVPQFGERAWVDPSAVVIGDVQAGEDCSIWPMTVVRGDMHQIRIGDRCSVQDGSVLHITHASDFNPGGYPLTIGDDVTVGHKALLHGCTIGSRVLVGMGCIIMDGAVVEDEVIVAAGCLVPPGKTLESGYLYVGSPAKQARPLTDKERTFFEYTAANYVKLKNEYLAEQGD, encoded by the coding sequence ATGACGAATGTACGCTCTCACAAGGGTAAAGTGCCACAATTTGGTGAAAGAGCCTGGGTTGATCCCAGCGCCGTGGTGATCGGTGATGTCCAGGCCGGCGAAGACTGCTCCATCTGGCCAATGACCGTGGTGCGCGGTGACATGCACCAGATTCGCATTGGCGACCGCTGCAGCGTCCAGGATGGCTCGGTGCTTCATATCACTCATGCCAGTGACTTTAATCCCGGCGGTTATCCGCTGACGATCGGCGATGATGTCACCGTTGGCCACAAGGCCTTGCTACACGGCTGCACCATAGGCAGCCGGGTGTTAGTGGGCATGGGCTGCATCATCATGGATGGCGCGGTGGTCGAGGACGAAGTCATTGTCGCTGCAGGCTGCCTGGTGCCACCCGGCAAAACACTGGAATCCGGTTATCTCTATGTTGGCTCTCCCGCCAAACAGGCCCGGCCGTTGACCGATAAGGAACGCACTTTTTTCGAATACACAGCAGCCAATTACGTCAAATTGAAGAACGAATACCTTGCCGAACAAGGAGACTGA